From a region of the Verrucomicrobiota bacterium genome:
- a CDS encoding amidohydrolase family protein, whose translation MLSFLLLTAVTAVLPGRALTLLTGVRIIDGTGRAPLENGALLIDGAKIVNLGPLDTVRPPPGCQLVDLQGKTVMPGLISAHSHLGLCQGALGPNPAHYTRDNVRRQLEQYERCGVLAVMALGCNKDVLYAWRDEQHQGTLGGAAIFSADRGLGVQRGAPPFPLPEDQMYRPASADEARADVRASAARHPDMIKLWVDDLLGTAPKMPPGIFEAVIDEAHRNGLKVAAHLFYLADAKALVAAGVDVVAHSVRDQPIDSELLTAMKAKGVVYIPTLDLDESQYIYAERPAWMQDPFFVQAVDPKLLERWQNPLYAQEMQANPNTRKNKAAAAMGQRNVKAVFDAGITVALGTDSGALPTRIPGFAEHRELQLLVQAGLSPMEAIVCATRNSAAVLGAGDRGTLAPGQRADFLVLNGNPLEDIRHTTEILMIYHDGNRVR comes from the coding sequence ATGTTGTCCTTCCTTCTGCTGACGGCCGTGACGGCCGTTCTACCCGGCAGGGCGCTCACACTCCTGACCGGTGTCCGGATCATTGATGGCACCGGGCGAGCGCCGCTGGAGAACGGCGCCCTGTTGATTGATGGGGCAAAGATCGTGAACCTTGGCCCGCTCGACACCGTCCGTCCTCCGCCGGGATGCCAACTTGTTGACTTGCAAGGCAAGACCGTCATGCCGGGGTTGATCAGCGCGCATAGCCACCTCGGGCTGTGTCAGGGCGCCCTCGGACCGAATCCGGCGCACTACACCCGCGACAACGTCCGCCGCCAGCTCGAGCAATATGAGCGCTGCGGCGTGCTGGCGGTCATGGCGCTGGGGTGCAATAAGGATGTCCTTTACGCCTGGCGTGACGAGCAACACCAGGGAACGCTCGGCGGCGCCGCCATTTTCAGCGCTGACCGCGGCCTGGGCGTGCAGCGCGGCGCGCCGCCTTTTCCGCTTCCTGAGGACCAGATGTACCGGCCGGCCAGCGCCGACGAAGCCCGTGCCGACGTTCGGGCATCGGCCGCCCGGCATCCGGACATGATAAAATTGTGGGTGGACGATCTGTTGGGGACGGCGCCCAAGATGCCGCCCGGCATCTTTGAGGCGGTCATCGATGAAGCTCACCGTAACGGCCTGAAAGTCGCGGCGCACCTGTTCTACCTGGCCGATGCCAAAGCGTTGGTGGCGGCTGGCGTTGACGTGGTGGCGCACAGCGTTCGGGATCAGCCCATCGATTCCGAATTACTCACCGCGATGAAAGCCAAGGGCGTCGTCTACATCCCGACCCTCGACCTGGATGAATCTCAGTACATCTACGCGGAACGGCCGGCCTGGATGCAGGACCCGTTCTTTGTCCAGGCGGTTGATCCCAAGCTGCTGGAGCGTTGGCAAAACCCGCTGTACGCGCAGGAGATGCAGGCCAACCCCAATACCCGGAAAAACAAGGCCGCCGCGGCGATGGGACAACGAAACGTAAAGGCGGTGTTTGATGCGGGAATCACGGTTGCCCTGGGGACGGATTCCGGGGCGTTGCCGACCAGGATTCCCGGGTTTGCGGAACACCGGGAATTGCAACTGCTGGTTCAGGCTGGTCTGAGTCCGATGGAGGCGATCGTCTGCGCGACCCGGAACAGCGCGGCCGTGCTTGGGGCCGGCGACCGCGGTACGCTCGCGCCAGGCCAGCGGGCCGACTTCCTGGTGTTAAACGGTAACCCGCTGGAAGACATCCGGCACACGACCGAAATCCTGATGATCTACCACGATGGCAACCGGGTTCGATAG
- a CDS encoding nucleoside monophosphate kinase: protein MKRTQKQADTAGPWTGHGTAAAVVPTVANSSDLEIKDAQLIFNAVWRELEGEFGRIRMRFPKELILLGGAPGAGKGTNSDFIRKVRGIEAPPIVVSQLLDTPEARAIKARGGMVGDREVVGILFRKLLEREQQNGALLDGFPRTQVQVQCLRLLYDEMIALRREFSGTPEVVHFKQPIFHIMVLFVDETESVARQLKRGRQVVAHNEEVARSGVGELWEERATDFSEALARNRYRVFKEQTYDALLSLKQIFNYHFINAQAPIPEVQANIVRELEYQSSLELDPLTFDRLRGLPLASEIVRHARQDLVRRLDGYEVERTETFGRVIEFIESKMMPIVIRHAISGMASINSEDPLFEDPCALTMLIDIFSERGFHVTADVARVGVPLRVDLQTGQIVSQEKKVFRFSVRFRNPEIRG, encoded by the coding sequence ATGAAACGTACCCAGAAACAAGCGGACACGGCTGGCCCGTGGACAGGCCACGGGACGGCCGCTGCCGTAGTGCCCACCGTGGCTAACTCCTCCGACCTGGAGATCAAGGACGCGCAACTTATCTTCAACGCCGTCTGGCGGGAACTGGAGGGGGAGTTCGGCCGGATCCGGATGCGTTTTCCCAAGGAATTGATCCTGCTCGGAGGGGCGCCGGGCGCGGGTAAAGGCACCAACTCGGATTTCATCCGCAAGGTGCGCGGCATTGAGGCGCCGCCCATCGTGGTTTCCCAACTTCTTGACACCCCGGAGGCGCGCGCCATCAAGGCGCGTGGTGGTATGGTTGGGGACCGGGAGGTGGTCGGGATCCTGTTTCGAAAACTGCTTGAGCGCGAGCAGCAGAACGGCGCGTTGCTCGACGGCTTTCCGCGCACCCAGGTGCAGGTGCAGTGTCTCAGGCTGCTCTATGACGAGATGATCGCGCTCCGGCGGGAATTTTCCGGGACCCCGGAGGTGGTCCACTTCAAGCAGCCTATCTTCCATATCATGGTGCTGTTTGTCGACGAGACGGAGAGTGTGGCGCGGCAACTCAAGCGCGGACGGCAGGTGGTCGCCCACAACGAAGAGGTCGCCCGCTCAGGCGTGGGCGAACTATGGGAGGAACGGGCGACGGACTTCAGTGAGGCGCTCGCGCGCAACCGTTACCGCGTCTTCAAGGAGCAAACCTACGACGCGCTGCTTTCTCTTAAGCAGATCTTTAACTACCACTTCATCAACGCCCAGGCGCCCATCCCCGAAGTGCAGGCCAATATCGTCCGCGAACTCGAATACCAGAGTTCGCTCGAACTGGATCCCCTCACCTTCGACCGGCTTCGGGGTTTGCCGCTGGCCAGCGAGATCGTCCGGCACGCCCGTCAGGATCTCGTCCGGCGACTGGACGGCTACGAGGTGGAACGCACGGAGACCTTCGGACGGGTGATCGAGTTTATCGAAAGCAAGATGATGCCGATCGTGATTCGCCACGCGATCTCGGGCATGGCCAGCATCAACTCCGAAGACCCGCTCTTCGAAGACCCGTGTGCTTTGACGATGCTGATCGACATCTTTTCCGAACGCGGTTTTCACGTCACGGCCGACGTTGCGCGGGTCGGCGTGCCGTTGCGCGTCGACCTGCAAACCGGCCAGATCGTCTCCCAGGAAAAGAAGGTCTTCCGATTCAGCGTGCGGTTCCGGAATCCGGAGATCCGTGGTTAG
- a CDS encoding DoxX family protein, producing MDLQTATDTPTPTPTPAQVNAALLIVRIAGALAFLYHGSAILFGAFGGPGPQGFAAFLHMPVLVGYLVGLAQVGGGLAMLSGILIRLGAICIIIVMLGAIFLVHLPHGFDVSKHGMEYALMQLLIAVALLITGAGAYSLGARLPRPLRKW from the coding sequence ATGGACCTGCAAACCGCGACCGACACACCCACACCCACACCGACACCCGCGCAGGTGAACGCTGCGCTCCTGATTGTTCGAATCGCCGGTGCCCTCGCTTTTCTCTACCACGGCAGCGCGATCCTGTTCGGCGCCTTTGGCGGTCCGGGCCCTCAGGGCTTCGCCGCGTTCTTGCATATGCCGGTCCTGGTCGGCTATCTGGTTGGGTTGGCGCAGGTTGGGGGCGGTCTAGCGATGTTAAGCGGGATTCTGATTCGTCTCGGGGCAATCTGCATCATCATCGTGATGCTTGGGGCCATTTTCCTGGTACACCTGCCGCACGGTTTTGATGTGTCCAAGCACGGCATGGAATACGCGCTGATGCAGTTGCTGATCGCCGTTGCGCTGCTCATCACGGGTGCCGGCGCCTATTCGCTGGGGGCGCGCCTCCCACGGCCCCTGCGGAAATGGTAG
- a CDS encoding tetratricopeptide repeat protein: MDVRLAASVALIVLALFPAHAAVLTGVVIENHAGGPGMDNVAISVDEAAAGNPTTSKDGGKFTLTIPDKHPGEIVHVRVSKQGYTVVNGVQLETVLPANPDANPLTIILCPEAEREQWAGLLYRVTSDKVIESTYQEKLRILEHEHHADAAPLAQLQQERSQAKAAAEMAAEAFARIPPGQGSDRYRQAKRLFLDADLTGAIQLLDDAKSTPPDVENGVQEWLLKAQLLILGFRFEEAGDVYRQALAAKPGSFEVNLAYGVLNQALNRVDDARAAYSRCLEWARKTGNADAVATALNHLAVLDNDQSRFDDGRNEYREALRIRRNLVETYSSAMAATLNDLAVLDSSQDRPDDARDEYEEALQTYRRLARQNPDTYLPAVALTLNNLGNLDSDQNRPDEARREYQEALQIRRKLAENDPQTHLSAVAATLNNLGNLDRDQHRPDDARREYQEALQIRGKLARQSADSDLGDVAQTLNNLGNLDSGEDRPDDARKEYREALQIRRKLAETNPKTHLPAVAETLNNLAVVDRGRSGPDEARKEYQEALRIYRQLARQNPQAYLQYAAATLNNLGNLDADQHRPDEARQEYQEALQIRRKLAETDPDAYLPAVAQTLNNLGNLDHNRNRPDQARKEYQEALQIYEAAAKRNPERFLPVVALVKRLLAQLPR; the protein is encoded by the coding sequence ATGGACGTACGGCTTGCTGCCAGTGTGGCGTTGATCGTCTTAGCGCTTTTTCCGGCGCATGCAGCCGTGCTGACCGGCGTGGTCATTGAAAACCACGCGGGCGGGCCAGGGATGGACAATGTCGCGATCAGCGTGGATGAAGCCGCGGCCGGCAACCCCACAACGTCGAAGGACGGCGGAAAGTTTACCCTGACCATCCCTGACAAACACCCCGGCGAGATCGTGCACGTGCGGGTAAGCAAGCAGGGTTACACAGTGGTCAACGGCGTCCAACTAGAGACGGTGCTGCCGGCCAACCCCGACGCAAATCCACTCACGATTATCCTTTGCCCCGAAGCCGAGCGAGAACAATGGGCCGGGCTTTTGTACCGCGTCACCAGCGATAAAGTCATTGAGAGCACGTATCAGGAAAAGCTGAGGATTCTGGAACACGAACATCACGCCGATGCTGCCCCCTTGGCCCAACTCCAGCAGGAACGCAGCCAGGCCAAAGCCGCGGCCGAAATGGCAGCTGAGGCATTCGCCAGGATTCCGCCGGGCCAGGGTTCAGACCGCTACCGGCAAGCCAAGCGACTTTTCCTGGATGCTGACCTGACCGGGGCGATTCAACTCCTGGACGACGCGAAATCGACCCCGCCGGACGTTGAGAATGGCGTGCAGGAGTGGCTGCTGAAAGCCCAACTGCTGATTCTGGGATTCCGCTTTGAGGAGGCCGGCGACGTTTACCGCCAGGCGCTGGCGGCCAAACCGGGCAGTTTTGAGGTCAATCTCGCTTACGGTGTTCTCAACCAGGCGTTGAACCGTGTTGATGACGCCAGGGCGGCGTACAGCCGGTGTTTGGAGTGGGCCAGGAAAACCGGGAACGCTGACGCGGTGGCGACGGCGCTTAACCATCTCGCCGTTCTGGATAACGATCAAAGCCGGTTCGACGATGGTCGTAACGAATACCGCGAAGCGCTGCGAATCCGCCGCAACCTGGTCGAAACCTACTCGTCGGCTATGGCCGCAACGCTTAACGATCTGGCCGTTCTGGACAGCAGCCAGGACCGGCCCGACGACGCCCGCGACGAGTATGAAGAGGCGTTACAGACCTACCGTCGTTTGGCCCGGCAAAATCCGGATACCTACCTGCCGGCCGTGGCCCTTACGCTCAATAACCTGGGCAACCTGGACAGTGACCAAAACCGGCCTGATGAGGCTCGCAGGGAGTACCAGGAAGCGCTCCAGATCCGCCGCAAACTGGCTGAGAACGATCCCCAAACCCACCTTTCGGCGGTCGCTGCAACGCTCAATAACCTGGGCAACCTGGACCGTGACCAGCACCGGCCTGACGACGCGCGCCGGGAGTATCAGGAGGCGTTGCAAATTCGCGGTAAACTGGCCCGGCAAAGCGCGGACAGTGATCTGGGGGACGTGGCTCAGACGCTTAACAATTTAGGCAACCTGGACAGCGGCGAGGACCGGCCCGACGACGCGCGCAAGGAATACCGGGAAGCTTTGCAAATCCGCCGCAAGCTGGCCGAAACCAACCCAAAGACGCACTTGCCGGCCGTGGCCGAGACGCTTAACAACCTGGCGGTGGTGGACCGCGGCCGAAGCGGGCCCGACGAGGCTCGCAAAGAGTACCAGGAAGCACTCCGGATCTACCGCCAACTGGCCCGGCAAAACCCGCAAGCGTATCTCCAGTACGCTGCCGCGACGCTCAATAACCTGGGTAACCTGGACGCTGATCAACACCGGCCCGACGAGGCACGCCAGGAGTACCAGGAAGCGCTCCAAATCCGTCGCAAACTGGCCGAAACCGATCCGGACGCGTACCTGCCGGCCGTGGCGCAGACGCTGAACAATCTGGGCAACCTGGACCATAACCGGAACCGGCCCGATCAGGCGCGCAAAGAATACCAGGAAGCCCTGCAGATCTACGAGGCCGCGGCCAAGCGGAATCCGGAACGATTTTTGCCTGTCGTTGCGCTGGTAAAGCGGCTCCTGGCGCAGCTGCCACGGTGA
- a CDS encoding ATP-sensitive inward rectifier potassium channel 10: MRRPRHIRVRSGQFEFVKLNAQQVDWRDTYHSILTLSWPGFAGLVFGLYLLINVIFATLYVLSPHAVAEMSPGSFSDAFFFSVETLATVGYGHMYPESLYGHLITMLEIVVGMFGLAVITGLIFVRFSRPTARIHFSKVAVIAPFDGVPHLMIRVANLRHQAMVEPEFRMFMIRSAITAEGEEVRRFRSLKLDFDRLVAFPAVLTVRHRIDEDSPLFGMTPEDFQQQDIRVTASIVGVDTVIVAPVQSFGDYNYDQIEWSRRFVEIYDENEAGDWTVDYGRIDETEDIPPARKPASDQGERAAGRDTTLRDSAAGV, encoded by the coding sequence ATGAGACGGCCACGCCACATCCGGGTCCGGTCCGGCCAATTCGAATTTGTTAAGCTAAATGCCCAGCAGGTCGATTGGCGGGATACCTACCATTCGATCCTGACCCTGAGCTGGCCGGGTTTCGCCGGCCTGGTTTTCGGCCTCTACCTCCTGATCAATGTGATCTTTGCGACGTTGTACGTGCTGAGCCCACATGCCGTGGCCGAGATGTCGCCCGGCTCGTTTTCCGACGCTTTTTTCTTCAGCGTGGAAACGCTGGCGACCGTTGGCTACGGGCACATGTATCCTGAGTCTTTGTACGGGCACCTGATCACCATGCTCGAGATCGTCGTGGGCATGTTCGGGCTGGCGGTCATCACCGGTTTAATCTTCGTGCGTTTCTCTCGACCCACGGCGCGGATTCACTTCAGCAAAGTCGCCGTCATTGCACCGTTCGATGGAGTGCCTCATTTGATGATTCGCGTAGCCAACCTGCGGCACCAAGCCATGGTCGAGCCTGAGTTTCGCATGTTCATGATTCGGAGCGCCATCACGGCGGAAGGCGAGGAGGTGCGACGGTTCCGCTCCCTCAAACTGGACTTTGACCGTTTGGTCGCGTTTCCGGCTGTTTTAACCGTGCGGCATCGGATTGACGAAGACAGTCCGCTCTTCGGGATGACCCCAGAAGATTTCCAGCAGCAAGACATTCGCGTTACCGCGTCCATTGTGGGCGTGGACACGGTGATCGTTGCGCCCGTCCAAAGCTTCGGCGACTACAATTACGATCAGATCGAATGGAGCCGGCGTTTCGTCGAAATCTATGATGAGAATGAGGCCGGCGATTGGACGGTCGATTATGGCAGAATTGACGAAACCGAAGACATCCCTCCGGCTCGGAAGCCGGCAAGCGATCAGGGGGAGCGCGCGGCGGGCCGGGATACGACGTTGAGAGATAGCGCAGCGGGTGTGTAA
- a CDS encoding PAS domain S-box protein, which yields MNKESFPVHSALALGPTGINLIHEAFPMQNSLSSSADHKPAMLRPATATVITVSTDEALLASVRKALAHAGVACLTAERIQDAIKPSRRGGANLLLIDFPLSGSSGQEELERHHKTGKSIPFVALIAPGAERLGLELMRGGALDCLLKDAQLLERLPPVIKEALERLEEQSRLAASQEALRQSEARHRALFEWASVGMMEGCPQTGRFLRVNEAFCQITGYSAQELQTKSFSELTYPEDRETDWQAYQRAVRGETRDYRSEKRYLRKDGSPVWVRVNVFVIRDAHGRPVHTVGLAEEITERKRSEAELQLYRDLFFYAPAGLCIGNADSRTIGRVNPAFARMHGYERPEALEGRLIEDIYAPEEWPNVAGIIRRAHQGHCQVESVHVRSDGSRFPVLIDVIGVSDEVGRLLYRVVSTVDLSERKRAETELQALKDQLAADLAAMNRLHDLSTRLLKAADLDELLDEILEATVSLQGADFGSVQFYNRRSGTLELVAHRGFHQADVLEPFRAIREGSAACGLALERRQRVIVEDTEADPAFAAYRALAAAAGFRAVQSTPMFGRDGEPLGVLSTLFRHPHRPSAQDLRLTDLYVGQVACLIERKQAEEALRASEARYRALVHATSVAVWRLTPDGERQLSLEGGNIQGHGEPETHPGDWLSQIHPEDRARTHEAWRQAVAAQSLYEIEHRVVIANGSYQYMLSRGAPIRNAAGDVVEWIGTSADITARKQAETALRESEERYRHVSESGFITISFFTADGRITDANDAFLRLMGYSRQELAAGLVRWERLTPPEWLQRTRQAMAEFEATGHMIPYEKEYLRRDGSRFWGLVGAARLEGRPEGVAFVLDITERKEAEEALREREAQLAFAQRIGRVGVWGCDLGSWTSFVTPESCAIVGIPDPASIRSLPDFLALVHPDDRARIQAASWQVIKTGCDMDFQLRVLHPERGDRWMLARAQRQPAADGRGHRLLGVIIDITEQKRTEKALRASEERLRFAAQAAGFGIYELDLVTGQAYRSPEYQSLFGLHPEQEFHLDADCVPIYVHPDDHAVVREATRESRDPRGSGIKDVEYRVLLPDGTVRWLLVRGRTFFEGAGKARRPVRSRGIALDITERKQLEQEILEISGREQRRIGHDLHDDLCQRLGGVQLLSGVLEQELAAEGHPRAPQANRILALVQEALDRARMLARGLAPVAVEAGGLTTALEELAGNAAELFQIRCEFRGELLVGITDAGAATHLYRIAQEAISNAARHGRAKRVVIRLRDGGDCFELSVVDEGRGFARTTAAMAGMGLRIMKYRAAMLGATLEVRSAPGQGTTVTCAFGKGLCSVTP from the coding sequence GTGAACAAAGAATCCTTCCCGGTCCATTCTGCGCTGGCCTTAGGACCGACAGGCATTAACCTGATCCACGAAGCGTTCCCGATGCAAAATTCTCTGTCATCTTCTGCGGACCATAAGCCCGCAATGCTCCGCCCGGCGACGGCTACCGTCATCACCGTTTCAACCGACGAGGCGTTGTTGGCCAGCGTCCGGAAAGCGCTTGCGCACGCGGGCGTCGCCTGCCTGACTGCCGAGCGCATCCAGGACGCGATCAAACCGTCACGCCGTGGCGGCGCCAATTTGCTCCTCATCGATTTCCCATTGTCCGGCTCGTCGGGGCAGGAAGAACTTGAGCGGCATCATAAAACCGGAAAGTCCATACCGTTTGTTGCGCTCATCGCGCCGGGCGCGGAACGTCTCGGTCTGGAGTTGATGCGAGGCGGTGCACTGGACTGCCTGCTCAAAGACGCACAACTACTCGAACGGTTGCCGCCGGTGATCAAAGAGGCCTTGGAACGTCTCGAGGAGCAAAGCCGGCTTGCCGCCTCCCAAGAAGCGCTCCGCCAGAGCGAGGCCCGGCACCGCGCCCTCTTCGAATGGGCCTCCGTTGGTATGATGGAAGGTTGTCCGCAGACGGGCCGTTTCCTGCGCGTGAACGAGGCGTTCTGCCAGATCACGGGCTATTCCGCACAAGAGTTGCAGACCAAATCTTTTTCCGAACTCACGTACCCTGAAGATCGTGAAACGGACTGGCAGGCCTATCAACGAGCGGTGCGGGGCGAAACCCGCGATTACCGCAGCGAAAAGCGCTACCTGCGCAAGGACGGCTCGCCGGTGTGGGTGCGGGTCAACGTGTTTGTGATCCGTGACGCGCACGGCCGGCCGGTGCACACCGTGGGGCTGGCCGAAGAGATCACCGAACGGAAGCGGTCCGAAGCCGAACTGCAATTGTATCGTGATCTCTTTTTCTACGCCCCGGCAGGCTTGTGCATCGGTAACGCGGATAGCCGGACGATCGGCCGCGTTAATCCTGCCTTCGCGCGCATGCACGGGTATGAGCGGCCCGAAGCGCTGGAGGGCCGGCTGATTGAGGACATTTACGCGCCCGAGGAATGGCCGAACGTGGCCGGGATTATCCGCCGCGCACACCAGGGCCATTGCCAGGTGGAAAGCGTGCACGTGCGCAGCGACGGCAGCCGTTTTCCGGTGCTCATCGATGTGATCGGGGTCAGCGACGAGGTGGGCCGGCTGCTTTACCGGGTGGTGAGTACGGTTGACCTCAGCGAACGCAAGCGCGCCGAAACGGAACTGCAAGCGCTTAAAGATCAACTCGCGGCAGACCTGGCGGCCATGAATCGCCTGCACGACCTGAGCACGCGCTTGCTCAAGGCGGCTGATCTCGATGAACTGCTGGACGAGATCCTGGAAGCCACGGTGTCCCTTCAAGGCGCCGATTTCGGAAGCGTCCAATTCTACAATCGTCGGAGCGGCACCCTCGAACTGGTGGCCCATCGCGGGTTCCACCAAGCGGACGTGCTCGAGCCCTTTCGAGCAATTCGGGAAGGGTCGGCGGCCTGCGGTCTGGCCCTGGAGCGGCGCCAACGCGTGATCGTGGAGGATACCGAGGCCGATCCGGCCTTCGCCGCTTACCGGGCTCTGGCGGCGGCCGCCGGCTTCCGGGCCGTGCAGTCCACGCCGATGTTCGGGCGTGACGGCGAACCCCTCGGCGTGCTTTCGACCCTTTTCCGGCACCCGCACCGGCCGTCGGCGCAGGACTTACGCCTGACCGATCTTTACGTGGGGCAGGTCGCCTGCCTGATCGAGCGTAAGCAGGCTGAGGAAGCCCTGCGGGCGAGCGAAGCCCGTTACCGCGCGTTGGTTCATGCCACCTCAGTGGCCGTGTGGCGACTGACCCCGGACGGGGAGCGGCAGCTGAGCCTGGAGGGCGGCAACATCCAGGGGCATGGCGAGCCGGAAACGCATCCCGGCGACTGGCTCAGCCAGATCCATCCTGAGGATCGGGCCCGAACGCATGAAGCTTGGCGCCAGGCAGTCGCGGCCCAAAGCCTTTACGAAATTGAACACCGCGTCGTCATAGCAAATGGAAGCTATCAGTACATGTTGTCACGCGGCGCGCCGATTCGTAACGCGGCGGGCGACGTGGTCGAATGGATCGGCACCAGCGCTGACATCACCGCGCGAAAACAGGCCGAGACGGCCCTGCGTGAAAGCGAAGAGCGCTACCGGCACGTGAGCGAGAGCGGCTTCATTACCATCTCCTTCTTTACGGCTGACGGCCGGATCACTGACGCAAACGATGCATTCCTGCGCCTCATGGGTTACAGCCGGCAGGAATTGGCGGCGGGCCTCGTGCGGTGGGAGCGCCTGACGCCGCCGGAATGGCTTCAACGCACCCGGCAGGCGATGGCAGAGTTTGAGGCCACTGGCCACATGATCCCTTATGAGAAAGAGTACCTCCGGCGGGACGGTTCCCGCTTTTGGGGTCTGGTCGGGGCCGCCAGGCTTGAAGGCCGGCCGGAAGGGGTCGCCTTTGTGCTCGACATCACCGAACGCAAGGAGGCTGAGGAAGCTCTCCGGGAGCGGGAAGCGCAACTTGCCTTTGCACAACGGATCGGACGAGTCGGTGTATGGGGGTGTGATCTGGGAAGCTGGACCAGCTTCGTGACCCCGGAGTCGTGCGCTATCGTCGGTATCCCGGATCCGGCCTCAATCCGCAGTTTGCCGGATTTCCTGGCCCTGGTACACCCCGACGATCGTGCACGGATTCAGGCAGCCAGCTGGCAGGTCATCAAGACCGGCTGCGATATGGACTTCCAGTTGCGCGTTCTACATCCCGAACGCGGCGACCGCTGGATGCTGGCGCGCGCCCAGCGCCAGCCCGCGGCGGACGGCAGAGGGCACCGGCTCCTCGGTGTCATCATCGACATTACCGAGCAGAAGCGCACGGAGAAAGCTTTGCGCGCCTCCGAGGAACGGCTGCGTTTTGCGGCCCAGGCCGCCGGCTTCGGCATTTACGAGCTGGATTTGGTCACGGGCCAGGCCTACCGCTCACCCGAGTACCAGTCCCTTTTCGGGCTGCACCCGGAGCAAGAGTTCCACCTTGATGCGGACTGCGTGCCCATTTACGTGCACCCGGACGACCACGCGGTGGTCCGCGAGGCGACCCGTGAATCGCGCGACCCACGCGGGTCCGGCATCAAGGATGTGGAGTACCGCGTCCTGCTGCCGGACGGCACGGTGCGGTGGCTGCTCGTGCGCGGTCGAACGTTCTTCGAAGGCGCGGGCAAGGCACGGCGGCCCGTGCGGTCTCGCGGCATCGCGCTGGACATAACTGAGCGCAAGCAACTGGAGCAGGAAATTCTGGAGATCAGCGGGCGCGAGCAGCGCCGCATCGGTCACGACCTGCACGACGACTTGTGCCAGCGGCTCGGGGGCGTGCAGTTGCTGAGTGGCGTGCTCGAGCAGGAGTTGGCCGCCGAAGGCCATCCCCGGGCGCCGCAGGCCAACCGCATCCTCGCGCTGGTCCAGGAAGCCCTGGACCGGGCGCGAATGCTGGCTCGGGGCCTTGCGCCCGTGGCGGTGGAGGCAGGGGGCCTGACCACGGCGCTGGAGGAGCTGGCGGGAAATGCGGCGGAGTTGTTCCAGATCCGTTGCGAGTTTCGGGGCGAGCTGCTCGTGGGCATCACCGACGCGGGCGCGGCAACCCACCTGTACCGCATTGCCCAGGAAGCCATCAGCAACGCCGCCAGGCACGGGCGGGCTAAACGGGTGGTGATCAGGCTGCGCGACGGCGGCGACTGCTTCGAGTTGAGCGTGGTGGATGAGGGGCGCGGGTTTGCCCGCACGACGGCTGCCATGGCAGGCATGGGGCTGCGCATCATGAAGTACCGGGCGGCAATGCTCGGGGCGACGCTCGAGGTGCGCTCGGCTCCCGGGCAGGGCACCACGGTGACCTGCGCCTTCGGTAAAGGCCTGTGCAGCGTCACGCCCTAG